aagaaaataaaaattaaaagttttttaaaataaacaacCATGTGATTTAtgctataaatataaaatgattaaatataagaatatatatatatatttatataatattatatttattttttttttcttatttttttgggGAGAAATATGATCATGTGAACAAGTCAAgtaaaaaaggaataattaaaaatatgatacataaatatgtacgtataatatatatatatatttgaaaaaaaagaataaataaaaagatataacaaacaatatatataatatatatataatatatataatatatatatatattttatgattcccacttttttttttttttttttttttttttaaaagaaaaaaaaaatacagatTATCTGTAATGTAATCGTTAATCAGCATATTTTACGTTTCTCAagaataaaacaatatatttatacatattatataaatgtataatatatatttttattttgtttaatgATGTAAAaggattataaaaatatttttgtcgacaagatatatattttaatggtaacaaaatgaattttttttattttttttatttttttttttttatttttttttttatttttttttttttttttgtattttattttaacttttAATGTTGAATAAATCGTTTAGACTTTCCTTTTGGTGTATTCTTCTTATAGCATCAGCAACAAGAACAGAAACACTTAATTTAGTAATTTTTTTACagttatctatatttttatttgatttgaCTGTATCTGTTACAACAACTTCTTCAAGTGGTGATTTTTCAATTCTATCAATTGCTGGTCCTGAAAATAAACCATGTGTAGCAAAAGCAAATACTCTTCTAGCTCCATGTTTTTTAAGTTGTTTAGCTGCTTCACATAAGGTACCAGAAGTATCAATCATATCATCTACAATAATAACATCTGAATCGTATACATTTCCTACTAGATccattttttctatttcattTGGTTTTGTTCTTTGTTTAATAAGCATAGCTATACCACAATCACCTATACCTCTATGATTTAAACCGTCTTGAAACTTCCTAGCTCTATAGACACCTCCAGCATCAGGTGAGACGATCACCGgtttatataaatctttTTTTGTGAAATAATCTAATCCTATTAATTGAGCTTCTAAATTATCAACAGGAACCCTTGGTCCAAAGAATCCTTGGATTTGCCCTGAATGTAAATCTATGGCTACAACTCGATCAACACCCATGGCTTCAATCATTCTAGCAACATCTGCAGCTGAAATTGGAACTCTTGAACTTAATTTTCTATCTTGTCTAGCATAACCATAATATGGTATGACTGCTGTAATTTTTTTAGCTGAAGCTCTTCTACATGTAGAAATCATAAGCAACAACTCTATAAGATTTTCATTAACTGGAGGACATGTTggttgaataatataaacatctTTTCCTCTTATTGATTCTAAAAACTGCATAGATACTTCTCCATCAGCAAATCGTTTTAAATTGACACGTCCTAAACTAGTCCCTAAATGATCAGCTACATTTTTACTTAATAATGGATTAGATGTTCCACTAAATAATATAgcattttccatttttttttcaaatggTCTTTTTTCTTCTGATCTCCATAAtggatgatgataattattattcttatttttattacctaTATCACAAAATacgttattattattattatttaaaaataacatattattattataatcaaaaAATCTATTGTTTTTTAAACCATTCTTCATGTGTAAACACACCTTTCTAAAATCTTTTCTATTCTCTTCTTTACTTATATAATAACCACCTATTATTCCTGTGCTAACTAACATAGCAACTTTACATCCATACCATCCTTCCttgtcataaaaaaaataattatttttcttcttatacCAGTTTGATATGCATTTTTTTGATACAAAGAaactcatttttttttttttttttttttttttttttttttttttaaatcactCACacgaggaaaaaaaaaaaaaaaaaaaaaaaaaataacaactttatatatatatatatatatataatatatataatatatatattaaataatgattagatgaatataaaacttttaaattaaaaaataagttaAATGtatcaaaatgaaataaataaatatatacatatatatatatatatatatatatattatatatgttatgatggtgtttttaaaaaaaaaaaaatatatatatatatataattatatatattacatatttttacgtcaatatttattttattacttttttaaaACCTTATTCTTTTGTGTGATACggttatttaaatatatatattattattattattattttcttacaGATTTAATTAggtattcttttttttttttttttttttttttcttcttctacttttaaaaataattttataacaactactttttttttaagggtaaaaagaaaaagaaaaaaaaattgtcaaaagaaaaaaatatataataataataaaatataatgttattatatttataatcatataataataataaatatatatattatacatatatataaatatatatatattataaatgtatttaaaaattaaaaaaaataaaacattatttGAAAGAGAAAACAAAAAGGATTAATtgctttttaaaaatataaaaaaattttctctAGATTTTATAAAGGTATgtaatacattatatataatatatatatataatatatatatatgtatatttatactaCCCCCGCTTATGTATataaagtattattattataatcttaCCTTTTatagatatttatatttataaaaaaaaaaattatataacatttaaaaaGCCAAGGGAAATATCACAAAATAATaaccaaatatataatatattatatataataaaaattaatatatttatatattattatatatatatattatatatatcaatatataattattattatgccATAATTTATagaataaacatataaaattaatattttatataattactaAGTATAcagaaaattttatatattatatatataaatattttatttatttaatatatatatatatataatgagaaaaaaaaaaaaaaaaaaaaaaaagtctcTTTAAATCattcttattaatatatatatatatatatatatatatatatatatttatatatatatttttctttttatttaaaataattgcACAGTgacttttataatattataaagaaatattttataaaatatttattttcatatgaaatataataaaatatattgtaaatattatattacctAAGAATTCAGAGTTATATTTGCTATCATTTATTtagttatttttttgtataaccaaaaaaaaaaaaaaaaaatatatatatataagtatatagtGTAATAAAAACTtaagttttattattaaaaggatccttttttttttttttttttttttttttttttggtatttcttataaaatgaatgttggtattaaatgaaaaatataaaaataatcatttt
This region of Plasmodium sp. gorilla clade G2 genome assembly, chromosome: 13 genomic DNA includes:
- a CDS encoding phosphoribosylpyrophosphate synthetase; translation: MSFFVSKKCISNWYKKKNNYFFYDKEGWYGCKVAMLVSTGIIGGYYISKEENRKDFRKVCLHMKNGLKNNRFFDYNNNMLFLNNNNNNVFCDIGNKNKNNNYHHPLWRSEEKRPFEKKMENAILFSGTSNPLLSKNVADHLGTSLGRVNLKRFADGEVSMQFLESIRGKDVYIIQPTCPPVNENLIELLLMISTCRRASAKKITAVIPYYGYARQDRKLSSRVPISAADVARMIEAMGVDRVVAIDLHSGQIQGFFGPRVPVDNLEAQLIGLDYFTKKDLYKPVIVSPDAGGVYRARKFQDGLNHRGIGDCGIAMLIKQRTKPNEIEKMDLVGNVYDSDVIIVDDMIDTSGTLCEAAKQLKKHGARRVFAFATHGLFSGPAIDRIEKSPLEEVVVTDTVKSNKNIDNCKKITKLSVSVLVADAIRRIHQKESLNDLFNIKS